In Terriglobus aquaticus, the genomic window CCAGGCTCTGTAGATCCTCCAGTCCGGCGGCGTAGAGACGCACGGCCTTTGGCTGGTTGGGAAGAAGGCTGGGCGTTGCGGCCAAGGTCTGCTTCAAGGGCAGCAGACGAGCTACGTTGACAGCCATCTGCTGCGTCGCTTCGCCTAGCCCGCCGGCGGTGGTGTCCAGCGGCTGCTCGGATAGTCGCTGCTCACCTCGAAACCGCTCCAAGCTGGCCACCAGGCGCAGGCTCCCTGCCCCGCCCTGTCCGATAGGGGCTTGTGCTGCAGAGGCGTTTTCCGTCAGCAGGTACTCCACATTCAGCAGCCTTGCCACCTGAGCGCGCTGTTGCGGTAATAGGCGGGAGGAAGGCTTGAGGCCCAGGTCGCGCATGGCCTGTGCCACCGCTTCCGGTGGAGCGATGCGCACCTGGTCTCCGCTGGAAAGTTCATTGCTCAAAGCTTCCTGAGCGGCGGAGCCAAATCCTTCAAGACCGGAGTCGCTAACTGGAACGACAGCTAGTGACGGACGCGAGTGCTCCATCGGCACAGGCGGCACAACTGCATGCGACCGATGAAGCCACAAGGTACCGGCACCAAAGAGCAAAACGGTGCTCGCTGCGACGAGAGATCGTGCGACCACCTCTCGGTGCGCGCGCCATGCGCGCCGCGCGAGATAGCGCCGCGAGAAGGCCAGCGTCACATCACCCTTACTCAGCCGCTGCAGCTCCGCCTTGAACGCTTCCATGGTTTCGTATCGCTGTTCAGTAACGGGCTCCATAGCCCGACCAATCACAGCATCGAGTGCAGAGGGGAGGAGACCGGTAAAGCGGGCTCGAGCAGCGCGGCTGGGAAGAGCCGGCTGGCTGGTTTGGAAAAGACGCTCCATCTCCGCCGTGCTCAGTCCGGTCAGTTGAAAGGGAGGTCCACCCGTGAACAGGACATACGCCAGCACGCCGACAGAGTAGATGTCGGAACGAAAGCTGATCGCCGAAGTACCGGCAATCTGCTCCGGGCTCGCGTAGGTTGGCGTCGCAAAGCGAAACTGCGTGACTGTCTGCTCCGGATGCTGCGAATCTGGGGCAGACAGTCGCGCAATGCCGAAGTCCAGCAGTTTCAGTTCTCCCCGCGCACTGACCAGGACATTGCCGGGTTTGATATCGCGGTGGATCACCCCGTGCGAGTGAGCATGCGCCAGTGCGTCGCACAAGGTGATGAGGAGATCGAGGATGTGTGGCAGATCGAGGGTGTTGCGTTCCGCATAGACATCGATGGGCTCACCGTCGACGTACTCCATGACAAGGAAAGGCTGATCTTCGTCCGTGGTGCCAGCATCCAGGAGAGTCACGATCGCGGGGTGCTGCAGACGTGCGAGGATCCGGGTCTCGTGACGAAAGCGTCGCGTAAACTCCTCGCGCGCCAGGACGGACTGAATGACTTTGATTGCAACCGTGCGCTCATACAGAGTGTCCGCACGTCGTGCGAGCAGCACCAGGCCCATGCCGCCACGGCCCAGTTCCGCTTCCACCACATATGCCCCGCTCTTTTCTTTCCCGACAAGCGTTCACTCTACTTTCGTAAATTGCTACCACCGCTGCGCCGCCCGACTTCGACTTGCCACCGCACGGATCCGATAACTTCTCAGAGGCATTTGCCCATCGCCGGCTAGGGCGTCTGCCGAACTGCGGTTGTTTCGTGTGAGAGCACCGGGTACCACTTTGGGGAGAGTCTGCTCTCGCCCGCGTCACTAACCAGCAGCTCATGCGTCTGTGAATATGAACACGCGCGTTGGCCATCCAAGGCCGCTGGAGGCACAACTTGATTCACCTTCGATCCAAGGCTCTGATGCTGTGCCTCCTCATCCCCCTTGCTTTACAGAAAGCGCGTCCGCAGCTGCTTCCCGCCGATCGGCAGTCAGAGGTAGAGCAGATCGCGCATCGCCTCGCTGAGATGACTGAAAAGCGCAAAGCTGCACTCACGAGCTACGAGAGTCGGAGGGTAATGACCGTGACCTACCAGGGTGCGCTCAGCCAAGGCGAGGCGACGGAGACCGTGGCTATGACCTTTACCGCACCCGCAACGAAGCAGTTCACGATCCTGTCCGCAACAGGAGCGCAAATCATCCGC contains:
- a CDS encoding protein kinase domain-containing protein; translated protein: MVEAELGRGGMGLVLLARRADTLYERTVAIKVIQSVLAREEFTRRFRHETRILARLQHPAIVTLLDAGTTDEDQPFLVMEYVDGEPIDVYAERNTLDLPHILDLLITLCDALAHAHSHGVIHRDIKPGNVLVSARGELKLLDFGIARLSAPDSQHPEQTVTQFRFATPTYASPEQIAGTSAISFRSDIYSVGVLAYVLFTGGPPFQLTGLSTAEMERLFQTSQPALPSRAARARFTGLLPSALDAVIGRAMEPVTEQRYETMEAFKAELQRLSKGDVTLAFSRRYLARRAWRAHREVVARSLVAASTVLLFGAGTLWLHRSHAVVPPVPMEHSRPSLAVVPVSDSGLEGFGSAAQEALSNELSSGDQVRIAPPEAVAQAMRDLGLKPSSRLLPQQRAQVARLLNVEYLLTENASAAQAPIGQGGAGSLRLVASLERFRGEQRLSEQPLDTTAGGLGEATQQMAVNVARLLPLKQTLAATPSLLPNQPKAVRLYAAGLEDLQSLEPVPAQVKLLQAAAVEPGSPLIHVALARAWDMLGYRGRAVDEADKAVTLSAGFPVRTRLAVQAPANEIRHQRPAAIAVYRTLRDYDPDNVDYVLGLAESQFAANQPQDALVTLRSASSMRSLLGADPRIELLVSKVQESLGKHTDALRSADAVYAASRERKATQLMAQAQAARASALESLSRVDEGLAAAQQAEDLFSAAGDIKGRGIMLVSTGNFLEDHAKYADAKSAYTEAKAIFAQVGDDQRLGVAENDLGIIAMDVGDAEEALKHYTEAMRMFQRVENTPSVASELNNIGLIQNELGHPEAAKASYIASLKLRERLHDTREVARVYTNLGSLLVQQNKLREAGQDYSKAYAIYSGEGQAANALKPLMGEAHLSWLTGKLAEAHADYQQAIEISQKLGQPKLLGAALRADAHVLHDAGMKRAHARS